A stretch of Bacillota bacterium DNA encodes these proteins:
- a CDS encoding translation initiation factor IF-3, with protein sequence MSKDLLVNEAIWVREVRLVDENGEQMGIVPTKKALELARERELDLVTVAPQARPPVCKLMDYGRYKYEQSKRDRESRRKQHVVTLKEVQMRPQIDEHDYQVKLRNTIRFLEAKAKVKLAIRFRGRQITHTAQGKALCDRVAADVGDLAVIEKPAKVEGRNMIMILAPKNTN encoded by the coding sequence ATTAGCAAAGACTTATTGGTCAATGAGGCCATTTGGGTCCGGGAAGTTCGTCTCGTCGATGAAAATGGCGAACAGATGGGGATTGTCCCCACCAAGAAGGCCCTGGAACTGGCCAGGGAGAGGGAGTTGGACCTGGTGACTGTTGCGCCCCAGGCCAGACCGCCGGTGTGCAAACTGATGGATTATGGTCGCTATAAGTACGAGCAAAGTAAACGCGACCGGGAATCCCGGCGCAAGCAACATGTTGTGACCCTTAAGGAAGTTCAAATGCGTCCCCAGATTGATGAGCATGATTACCAGGTTAAACTGCGCAATACTATCAGATTCCTGGAAGCCAAGGCCAAGGTCAAGCTGGCAATCCGCTTTCGCGGACGCCAAATCACCCACACCGCCCAGGGTAAAGCCCTGTGTGATCGGGTCGCAGCCGATGTCGGCGATTTGGCTGTAATTGAAAAGCCGGCAAAGGTCGAAGGGCGCAATATGATTATGATTCTGGCGCCCAAAAACACTAACTGA
- the rplT gene encoding 50S ribosomal protein L20: MPRVKPGVQTRARHKKVLKLAKGYFGEKSKVFRRANEQVLKSLSYAYRDRRNRKRDFRKLWIARINAAARNNGTTYSQLMNNLKQAGVDINRKMLADMAVNDEQGFSKLVEQVSAK; this comes from the coding sequence ATGCCAAGAGTAAAACCGGGTGTTCAGACCCGTGCACGTCATAAAAAAGTTTTGAAACTTGCCAAGGGCTATTTCGGTGAAAAGAGCAAGGTTTTCCGCCGGGCCAACGAACAGGTTCTCAAGTCCCTGTCTTATGCGTACCGGGATCGCCGCAACCGCAAACGCGATTTCCGCAAACTGTGGATTGCCAGGATCAACGCCGCTGCCCGCAACAATGGAACCACTTACAGCCAGTTGATGAACAATCTCAAGCAGGCTGGTGTGGACATCAATCGCAAGATGCTGGCCGATATGGCTGTTAACGATGAGCAGGGTTTCAGCAAGCTTGTTGAACAAGTATCTGCCAAGTAA
- a CDS encoding RNA methyltransferase → MDIIASRQNPVFKELFKLKQRKYRLARGVFLAEGERLVRDALEAGWRPLQLIVTQGQEFDLGGSYVYITEQLMSALSETRSPQGVIGVFQHPGRRLEELAIKEGLVLVLDGLQDPGNAGTLLRSAAAAGVTGVIGLAGTVELTNPKVVRASMGGIFRTAWVEAVAREAFLDWARQQKLSLLQLEPRNGMPFHHYDYNHSPLGLVVGSETGGISAQVSAACSGALTIPMPGGSESLNAAMAATLVLWQALIARGL, encoded by the coding sequence ATGGACATAATAGCTTCCCGGCAAAACCCGGTATTCAAGGAGTTATTTAAACTTAAGCAACGAAAATACCGGCTGGCCCGGGGGGTGTTCTTAGCCGAGGGGGAACGGCTGGTAAGAGACGCTCTGGAAGCTGGTTGGCGCCCCCTGCAACTAATTGTTACCCAGGGTCAGGAGTTTGATCTAGGGGGCAGTTATGTTTACATAACTGAGCAGTTAATGTCTGCCCTTAGCGAGACCCGCTCTCCCCAGGGGGTAATTGGCGTCTTTCAGCATCCTGGGCGCAGATTGGAGGAGCTCGCAATTAAAGAAGGACTGGTGCTTGTCCTCGATGGCCTCCAGGACCCCGGCAACGCCGGCACGCTGCTGCGGAGCGCCGCTGCGGCCGGAGTTACTGGTGTAATTGGTCTTGCCGGCACGGTGGAACTGACCAACCCCAAGGTGGTGCGAGCCAGTATGGGTGGAATCTTTCGCACCGCCTGGGTTGAAGCTGTGGCCCGGGAAGCGTTCCTGGATTGGGCCCGGCAGCAGAAGTTGTCACTGCTGCAGCTGGAACCTCGAAACGGTATGCCATTCCATCATTACGATTACAACCACTCGCCCTTGGGGTTAGTGGTTGGCAGCGAGACCGGCGGTATCAGCGCCCAGGTAAGCGCCGCCTGTTCCGGCGCGCTGACGATACCGATGCCCGGGGGCAGTGAATCCTTGAATGCCGCCATGGCCGCTACCTTGGTGTTGTGGCAGGCGTTGATAGCCCGAGGACTCTAA
- a CDS encoding cell division protein ZapA — MGSLDDYNRVTVEIWGQSLTLRTQNEAEYVERLAQYVDQRMASVAEKNPRLSTTQVALLAAINLTDELFRANKNDAGGESK; from the coding sequence ATGGGTTCTTTGGATGATTATAACCGGGTTACTGTAGAAATCTGGGGTCAATCGCTGACATTGCGCACCCAAAACGAAGCGGAATATGTGGAAAGATTGGCCCAGTACGTGGATCAGCGTATGGCCAGTGTCGCCGAAAAGAATCCCCGTCTGAGCACCACGCAGGTTGCGTTGCTGGCGGCAATCAATTTAACCGATGAATTATTTCGCGCCAACAAAAATGATGCAGGTGGTGAAAGTAAATGA
- a CDS encoding phenylalanine--tRNA ligase subunit beta has translation MKVSYNWLKELLGIELSPQELAKKLTAVGLPVETIEPLASGLEQIVVAELTAVDPHPNADRLSLTTVNAGENTYSIVCGAQNIKAGDKVPLAPMGSTLPGGLKIKKARLRGVESEGMLCSAEELELELIQTSDGLLQLPADSVPGQSLTRCLGLDDYILDIELTANRSDCLSVRGLTTEIAATLGKKYMLPLPRPVPEAGDGVAIDIQTEHCPRYTGMVIEGVKVGPSPLWAQLRLLACGMRPVNNIVDATNLVMLEWGQPLHAFDLNKLPAPAIAVRQARSGEKIVTLDDKTRELTPEMMLITSGDKPVAIAGVMGSLDSEVDAGTNSVLLESAHFAPLSVRKTAKALGINSEAAARFEKGIDPAIVVPAAHRAASLIQEFADGRPGKLVSVGQEQDLTAKITVDLERVNRLLGTDIQVPEAREILDNLGLAVSEGEVRTQFTVKVAGRRQDLRLEEDIAEELGRIYGLDKVPARLPVAPVTLGMRTRSQRLEALVRETLVGCGLNEMVTYAFISPEQVAKTKARAGVPIANPLTRERSQMRGEMLPSVLETLAVNLAQGRAGAALFELGTVYRSAQPLPAQHTNVVGALCGEAPVHWQGAAQYDFYAIKGVVEQLLAALGIDAEYIAAAPEQYHPGRCALVKCQGKELGYVGQVHPEICVAVKLEKPVYYFDLSFGALIALSPETISFQAPSRYPAIHRDLAVEVDSDVTVARLHGIIEQIGGELLESVQCFDVYSGANLGPNRKSLAFALSFRHQARTLKDKEVQALIDKIISGLEQEAGARLRGR, from the coding sequence ATGAAAGTATCATATAACTGGCTTAAGGAATTGCTGGGCATAGAGCTCAGTCCCCAGGAGCTTGCGAAAAAACTGACTGCCGTCGGCCTGCCGGTGGAGACAATTGAGCCGTTGGCCAGTGGCCTTGAGCAGATTGTAGTCGCGGAGCTTACCGCGGTGGACCCCCACCCCAACGCCGACCGCTTGTCTCTGACCACAGTCAATGCTGGGGAGAACACATACAGCATCGTCTGTGGCGCCCAGAACATTAAGGCCGGGGACAAAGTGCCCCTGGCGCCGATGGGCAGTACTTTGCCCGGCGGCCTGAAAATCAAGAAAGCTCGTTTGCGGGGCGTGGAGTCTGAAGGTATGCTCTGCTCAGCCGAGGAGCTGGAATTGGAGCTAATCCAGACAAGTGACGGGCTTTTGCAATTGCCTGCCGACTCTGTGCCCGGCCAGTCCCTGACCCGCTGTCTGGGCCTGGACGACTATATTCTCGATATCGAATTAACCGCCAATCGCAGCGATTGTCTCAGCGTTCGGGGCCTGACCACCGAGATTGCCGCCACTTTAGGCAAGAAATACATGTTACCCCTGCCGCGCCCGGTTCCGGAAGCGGGAGACGGGGTTGCAATCGATATTCAGACTGAGCACTGCCCCCGTTATACCGGTATGGTCATCGAGGGTGTAAAAGTGGGCCCGTCGCCGCTTTGGGCCCAGCTGCGGCTCCTGGCTTGTGGTATGCGGCCGGTAAACAATATCGTTGACGCAACCAATTTGGTGATGCTGGAATGGGGTCAGCCTCTGCATGCATTTGATCTCAACAAATTGCCGGCGCCAGCCATCGCTGTGCGTCAGGCGAGGAGTGGCGAAAAGATCGTCACCCTGGATGATAAAACCCGTGAGTTGACACCGGAGATGATGCTGATTACTTCCGGCGATAAGCCAGTTGCAATCGCCGGAGTGATGGGCAGCTTGGATAGCGAAGTGGATGCTGGTACAAATTCTGTCCTTCTGGAATCGGCTCATTTTGCGCCCCTTAGCGTACGCAAAACCGCCAAGGCGCTGGGCATTAACTCGGAGGCCGCCGCTCGGTTTGAGAAAGGGATTGATCCGGCAATTGTGGTACCGGCGGCCCATCGCGCTGCCAGCCTGATTCAAGAGTTTGCCGACGGCCGGCCAGGAAAACTGGTGAGCGTCGGCCAGGAGCAAGATTTGACTGCCAAGATTACAGTTGATTTGGAGCGGGTTAACCGCTTGCTGGGTACAGATATTCAAGTTCCTGAGGCCCGGGAAATCCTGGACAATCTCGGGCTCGCTGTCAGCGAGGGGGAGGTACGTACACAATTTACGGTAAAGGTGGCCGGACGTCGTCAGGATTTGCGCCTGGAAGAGGATATCGCCGAAGAGTTGGGCCGAATATACGGCCTTGACAAGGTGCCGGCCAGGCTGCCTGTAGCCCCTGTTACACTCGGAATGCGGACCCGCAGCCAGCGCCTGGAAGCATTGGTGCGGGAAACGTTAGTTGGCTGCGGGCTGAATGAAATGGTGACTTATGCCTTCATCAGTCCGGAGCAGGTTGCCAAGACTAAGGCCCGGGCCGGTGTGCCCATCGCCAATCCGCTGACCCGGGAGCGTTCCCAAATGCGCGGCGAAATGCTGCCGTCAGTGCTGGAGACCCTCGCCGTCAACCTGGCCCAGGGGCGGGCGGGCGCTGCCCTGTTTGAACTGGGCACTGTTTATCGGTCCGCACAGCCATTGCCCGCTCAGCATACCAATGTTGTCGGAGCCTTGTGTGGCGAGGCCCCGGTCCATTGGCAGGGCGCTGCCCAGTATGATTTCTATGCAATCAAGGGCGTGGTCGAACAATTGCTGGCCGCTCTGGGGATAGATGCCGAATATATAGCCGCTGCCCCTGAGCAATACCATCCCGGCCGTTGTGCGCTGGTCAAATGCCAGGGCAAAGAGTTGGGGTATGTCGGGCAAGTGCATCCGGAAATTTGCGTGGCGGTGAAATTAGAAAAGCCTGTTTACTATTTCGATCTTAGTTTTGGGGCGCTGATTGCCCTTAGCCCCGAAACAATTTCCTTCCAAGCGCCTTCCCGGTATCCGGCAATCCACCGGGATTTGGCAGTGGAGGTCGACAGTGATGTCACCGTCGCCCGTCTGCATGGGATTATCGAGCAAATTGGCGGCGAATTGTTAGAGTCAGTCCAGTGTTTTGATGTATATAGCGGCGCAAACCTGGGCCCCAACCGTAAGAGTTTGGCCTTTGCCCTCAGTTTCAGGCACCAGGCGCGGACGTTGAAGGATAAAGAAGTCCAGGCGCTGATTGATAAGATTATCTCGGGTCTGGAGCAAGAAGCAGGCGCCAGACTGCGCGGGCGCTAA
- a CDS encoding TrkA family potassium uptake protein, which translates to MKQFLVIGLGRFGISLATALVEKGHEVLGVDSREELVQNASSSITQAIQADATDEKSLRTLGVTNFDVAVVAIGQDIQASILCTLILKELGVKYIVAKAQNHLHGKVLSKTGADRVVFPERDMGVRVANNLVSTNLLDYIELSDDFSIMEITAPEFCVGKTLAQLRLPNRFSINVIAVKHGPSEINITPAADDTIEEGDIMVVVGRNRHLKRLEEH; encoded by the coding sequence ATGAAACAGTTTCTAGTCATTGGTTTGGGTCGCTTTGGTATCAGTCTTGCAACTGCGCTAGTGGAAAAGGGTCATGAAGTGTTAGGGGTGGACAGCAGGGAGGAACTGGTTCAGAATGCTTCTTCTTCGATTACCCAGGCAATCCAGGCCGACGCCACTGATGAGAAATCATTAAGAACTTTGGGCGTTACCAATTTTGATGTCGCTGTAGTTGCCATCGGCCAGGACATTCAGGCCAGCATCCTCTGCACCTTAATTCTCAAAGAACTGGGGGTTAAGTACATCGTTGCCAAGGCCCAGAACCACCTCCATGGCAAGGTGCTGAGCAAGACCGGCGCCGACCGGGTGGTATTCCCCGAGCGGGACATGGGCGTGCGGGTGGCCAACAACCTGGTTTCCACTAATCTGCTGGACTATATTGAGCTTTCCGATGACTTCAGTATTATGGAAATAACAGCACCGGAGTTCTGTGTCGGTAAGACACTGGCTCAGCTGCGCCTGCCTAACCGGTTTAGCATTAATGTGATTGCCGTAAAGCATGGTCCGTCGGAGATAAACATCACGCCTGCTGCCGATGATACAATAGAAGAAGGGGACATCATGGTTGTAGTAGGGCGCAACCGACACCTGAAGCGGTTGGAGGAGCATTGA
- the pheS gene encoding phenylalanine--tRNA ligase subunit alpha yields the protein METKLKELKVKGLDAIAAVDSLEALEQIRLQYLGKKGELTAVLRQMGNLPPEERPVMGKLSNEVRDSLETALAERKTLLESEARSRQLATETLDVTLPGRKPARGTLHPLSLVRRQIEDIFLGMGYSIYEGPEIESDYYNFVALNLPKHHPARDMQDTFYIDEDTVLRTHTSPVQVRTMEKLAPNVPLKMICPGKVYRKDDDATHSPMFWQIEGLVIDAGISLADLKGTLNLFARELFGPKQEVRLRPSFFPFTEPSVEVDIRCTGCGGSGCRMCSDSGWLEILGAGMVHPKVLSMSGYDPAKVSGFAFGLGIDRVAMLKYGITDIRHLYTNDIRALTQFRQEV from the coding sequence ATGGAAACTAAGTTAAAAGAACTGAAGGTCAAAGGCCTAGATGCAATTGCTGCGGTTGATAGTCTGGAAGCGCTGGAGCAAATACGGCTCCAGTACCTTGGGAAAAAAGGTGAGCTGACTGCGGTTCTGCGGCAGATGGGAAACTTGCCACCAGAGGAACGCCCGGTGATGGGTAAATTAAGCAACGAGGTCAGGGATAGTCTCGAAACGGCTTTAGCGGAGCGCAAAACTTTGCTGGAGTCGGAGGCTCGCTCCCGGCAGCTGGCTACCGAAACTTTGGATGTGACGCTGCCCGGCCGCAAGCCTGCCCGCGGCACGCTCCATCCCCTCAGTTTGGTGCGCCGCCAGATTGAGGATATCTTTTTGGGCATGGGTTACTCAATCTACGAGGGACCGGAAATCGAAAGCGATTATTACAACTTTGTCGCCCTCAACCTGCCTAAGCATCATCCGGCCCGGGATATGCAGGATACTTTCTACATCGATGAAGATACCGTGTTGCGCACCCATACTTCGCCGGTGCAGGTGCGGACGATGGAGAAACTGGCACCTAATGTGCCGCTAAAGATGATTTGTCCGGGTAAGGTCTACCGCAAGGATGATGATGCCACCCATTCCCCGATGTTCTGGCAGATAGAGGGCCTGGTTATTGATGCGGGGATTAGCCTAGCCGATCTCAAGGGAACCCTAAACCTGTTTGCCCGGGAATTGTTTGGGCCGAAACAGGAAGTGCGACTCCGTCCCAGCTTTTTCCCTTTCACCGAACCCAGTGTGGAGGTGGATATCCGTTGCACAGGTTGTGGTGGCAGCGGCTGTCGTATGTGCTCTGACTCCGGCTGGTTGGAAATCCTCGGCGCAGGCATGGTGCACCCCAAGGTGCTGTCCATGTCCGGATATGACCCGGCCAAAGTTTCCGGCTTTGCCTTTGGACTGGGCATCGACCGGGTGGCTATGCTCAAATACGGAATTACAGATATACGCCATTTATATACCAACGATATCAGGGCTTTGACCCAGTTTCGTCAGGAGGTTTAA
- a CDS encoding CvpA family protein: MNLLDIIILVLIGLSVFEGLRKGLTRQVFELVGIIAAFFLAVRFGQQAGEFISNLYNVEPYLEGLNNPLLNLENAVAFFYNGIGYLAVFVLVVIASKIAAIALSGVTKLPIVGTADRLGGLAAGLLKGLLTTLILVWVLSLLPLPAVEEAMANSPIAQGFLRTAPGIYERVQEAIVGYLPGA; this comes from the coding sequence ATGAACCTGTTGGATATTATTATTCTCGTTCTGATTGGTCTCAGTGTCTTTGAGGGTTTGCGTAAAGGTCTCACCCGTCAGGTCTTCGAACTGGTGGGAATAATCGCTGCTTTCTTTTTGGCCGTCCGTTTTGGCCAGCAGGCGGGAGAGTTTATTTCCAATCTGTATAATGTGGAACCATACTTGGAAGGCCTTAATAATCCGCTTTTGAATCTAGAAAATGCGGTAGCGTTTTTCTACAACGGCATTGGCTACCTGGCAGTATTTGTGTTGGTTGTTATCGCTTCCAAAATCGCCGCGATTGCGCTTTCTGGCGTAACTAAATTGCCGATAGTGGGTACTGCCGACAGGCTTGGTGGCTTAGCTGCAGGTCTGCTTAAGGGACTGCTTACCACCTTAATCCTTGTGTGGGTACTGTCGCTTTTGCCTTTGCCGGCAGTGGAAGAGGCAATGGCCAACTCGCCGATTGCCCAGGGATTCCTGCGGACTGCTCCTGGCATCTATGAGCGTGTGCAGGAGGCAATAGTCGGCTATCTGCCGGGGGCGTAA
- a CDS encoding Trk family potassium uptake protein, which produces MLPVMTVGPRLTFLEALFTATSAVCVTGLVVVDTGTTFTVAGQVVILALIQIGGLGFMSMATLFFMLMGKKIGFRNRVLIQESLNHTSLSGVVRLVRAILIYTLIFEGAAALILGLRFSMDMGFARGMYYGVFHAVSAFCNAGFDLMGNFSSLTAYSNDLIVNITIMTLFITGGLGFAVVLNVADKWRRPVHLNFHSKLVLLLTAMLLITAFVVVFALEYSNEDTLAGLPWPEKLLGTAFTAATPRTAGFNTLPTDALRQPTQFFIILLMFIGASPASTGGGIKTATLGVVLVAVYSMVRGDPDAVLFKRRLPQYIIHKALAIIMISLILVISVTLLLSITEPFEFLDVLFESVSAFGTVGLSTGITPDLSAIGKVIIIVTMFVGRVGPVTLTLAFAQRLSANKIRYPEERVMVG; this is translated from the coding sequence ATGTTGCCGGTGATGACCGTAGGTCCGCGACTCACTTTTCTGGAGGCGTTGTTTACCGCCACATCGGCAGTTTGCGTCACCGGCCTGGTCGTAGTTGACACCGGCACTACTTTTACTGTCGCCGGTCAGGTGGTAATTCTGGCCCTGATTCAGATTGGCGGTCTGGGGTTTATGTCCATGGCTACACTCTTTTTTATGCTTATGGGTAAAAAAATCGGGTTCCGCAACCGTGTCTTAATTCAGGAATCGCTTAATCACACGTCCCTCAGCGGTGTGGTGCGTCTGGTGCGGGCAATCTTGATTTACACACTTATCTTCGAGGGTGCGGCCGCTCTGATTCTCGGCCTACGCTTCTCAATGGATATGGGATTTGCCCGGGGCATGTATTATGGGGTATTTCACGCTGTATCCGCTTTTTGTAACGCCGGCTTTGATCTCATGGGCAACTTCTCCAGCCTGACAGCATACAGTAATGATTTGATTGTGAACATAACAATAATGACTTTGTTCATCACCGGCGGCCTTGGATTTGCTGTAGTTCTAAATGTTGCTGACAAATGGCGCCGACCTGTCCATCTGAATTTCCACAGTAAGTTGGTTTTGTTGCTGACCGCAATGCTATTAATAACTGCTTTTGTTGTAGTTTTTGCTTTGGAGTATAGCAATGAGGACACCTTGGCTGGATTGCCCTGGCCGGAAAAGCTCTTGGGTACGGCCTTTACCGCCGCTACCCCACGGACAGCCGGGTTTAACACGTTACCCACAGATGCCCTCAGGCAACCGACCCAGTTTTTTATCATTCTCCTGATGTTTATCGGTGCTTCACCGGCCTCAACCGGTGGGGGCATTAAGACCGCCACCCTCGGTGTGGTCTTGGTGGCTGTATATTCGATGGTCCGGGGCGACCCTGATGCTGTCCTCTTTAAACGGCGCCTGCCCCAGTACATCATTCACAAGGCGTTGGCGATTATTATGATTAGCTTGATTCTGGTAATCTCTGTGACTTTGCTGCTCAGCATTACCGAACCGTTTGAGTTTTTGGATGTGCTGTTTGAATCGGTATCTGCTTTTGGTACAGTCGGTTTATCAACGGGCATTACCCCAGATTTGTCTGCCATTGGCAAAGTAATCATTATCGTGACGATGTTTGTTGGCCGGGTAGGTCCGGTAACCCTGACCCTGGCCTTTGCCCAACGTCTGTCTGCAAATAAGATCCGCTATCCCGAGGAACGGGTAATGGTGGGCTAG
- a CDS encoding PHP domain-containing protein gives MLNRELSWHLHTISVLLELSDENFFKVRAFRNASREIKRLTRPVTAMLEDGSIEHVEGVGSGIIGVLRELVETGKSSLLDELRHEVSPALVELASIPGIGAKTARSLVGELGVQNIAELEAAAEAGKVRELPGFGPKKEQSILEGIKLLRSRGSLAPIGISRPLAEVLVRLVRQYEWVAAAEIAGSVRRWQELNADIDLIAATADPDGLARALEQIKGIDIDELDGEKLLLKTSMGLSVRIWLVPESQFALHWLQFTGSKGHVEALRALGSLKGETEADIYRHLGLHPVPPELRQPDLDLKRFHLESTPPALLTEADIRGDLHMHTLWSDGVLDIAELAELCHKRGYEYIAITDHSPSLAIARGLSEDKLSLQLAQIRARQHQYPLTVLAGIEVDIRNDGSLDLPDSLLAKLDWVVASVHSQFKMSREQMTARIEKAMANPHVNVIGHPSGRLLQRRPGYDLDWERMFAAALRTNTALEVNSSPDRLDINDKLIAQAIEKGVKLVISTDAHSGNELDNIRFGVATARRAGAGSEHILNCMSLAQLNRHLKS, from the coding sequence ATGTTGAACCGGGAGCTTTCTTGGCATCTGCATACTATCTCGGTTCTCTTGGAACTAAGTGATGAGAATTTCTTCAAAGTCCGGGCCTTTCGGAATGCGTCCCGGGAAATAAAGCGTCTGACCCGGCCGGTAACTGCAATGCTGGAGGACGGTAGCATTGAGCACGTGGAGGGCGTTGGTTCGGGTATTATTGGTGTGCTCCGGGAGCTGGTGGAGACGGGAAAAAGCTCTCTTTTGGATGAGCTGCGCCACGAGGTGTCACCGGCCTTGGTTGAGCTGGCCAGCATTCCCGGCATTGGTGCCAAGACAGCCCGTTCCTTGGTCGGGGAGCTGGGTGTCCAAAACATTGCCGAACTGGAAGCCGCCGCTGAGGCGGGCAAAGTCAGGGAATTGCCCGGATTCGGGCCCAAAAAAGAACAAAGCATATTAGAAGGAATAAAGCTCTTGCGCAGCCGCGGTTCGCTGGCGCCAATCGGTATCAGCCGACCGTTGGCTGAAGTTTTGGTGCGTTTGGTGCGACAATATGAGTGGGTGGCCGCCGCGGAAATAGCTGGCAGCGTCCGCCGTTGGCAGGAGCTGAACGCGGATATAGATTTAATTGCCGCAACTGCTGATCCCGACGGCCTTGCCCGTGCCCTGGAGCAGATAAAGGGCATCGATATTGATGAGCTTGACGGGGAAAAATTGCTGCTCAAGACAAGTATGGGACTTTCTGTTCGGATTTGGTTGGTTCCGGAATCTCAGTTTGCCTTACACTGGCTGCAGTTTACCGGCAGCAAAGGGCATGTGGAGGCGTTGAGAGCGTTGGGAAGTCTCAAGGGCGAAACCGAGGCGGATATTTACAGGCATCTGGGGCTGCATCCGGTGCCGCCGGAACTGCGACAACCGGATTTGGATTTGAAGCGCTTCCATCTTGAGAGCACTCCCCCGGCTTTGCTAACGGAGGCAGATATCCGGGGCGACTTGCATATGCATACTCTCTGGAGTGATGGCGTGCTGGATATCGCCGAGCTGGCAGAACTATGCCATAAGCGGGGCTATGAGTATATCGCCATCACCGATCATTCCCCGTCCCTGGCCATCGCCCGGGGCCTCTCCGAGGACAAACTCAGCTTGCAATTGGCCCAGATTCGGGCCCGGCAACATCAGTATCCCCTGACAGTGCTGGCTGGTATTGAAGTGGACATCCGAAACGATGGAAGTCTGGATCTGCCTGATTCATTGTTAGCGAAGCTGGATTGGGTGGTTGCTTCTGTTCACAGTCAGTTTAAAATGAGTCGGGAGCAAATGACCGCGCGCATTGAAAAGGCGATGGCCAATCCCCATGTTAATGTTATCGGTCACCCCAGCGGTCGTTTGCTGCAAAGGCGTCCCGGCTATGATTTGGACTGGGAGCGCATGTTCGCCGCTGCTCTGCGCACCAACACCGCACTGGAAGTTAACAGCTCTCCCGACCGCCTGGATATTAACGACAAGTTAATTGCCCAGGCAATCGAGAAGGGTGTAAAGCTGGTAATCAGCACCGATGCCCACAGCGGCAATGAGCTTGACAATATACGTTTTGGCGTCGCTACCGCCCGCCGGGCCGGCGCTGGCAGTGAACATATCTTGAACTGTATGAGTCTGGCACAGTTGAACCGTCATCTGAAGTCCTGA
- the rpmI gene encoding 50S ribosomal protein L35, with protein MPKIKTHRGAAKRFRKTGTGKFKRAHAFTSHILTKKSAKRKRNLRKNGMIHSADQKKLERMLP; from the coding sequence GTGCCTAAAATTAAAACCCATCGTGGAGCCGCTAAACGTTTCCGCAAAACCGGAACCGGAAAATTCAAGCGCGCCCACGCTTTTACCAGCCACATTCTTACCAAGAAATCTGCCAAGCGTAAGCGCAATCTGCGCAAAAACGGTATGATTCACAGCGCGGACCAGAAAAAACTGGAGCGTATGCTGCCGTAA